In Flavobacterium okayamense, a single window of DNA contains:
- a CDS encoding ABC transporter permease has product MEKRFYTSANSYSLGTILKSGFLGYKNSFYLARQLAKRDISAQHRQSLLGLFWVIIPVLVNSIVWITLQATGTVRITETAVPYPLYVIVGTTLWSLISECILLPINNINSNKSIITKINFDKEGLITLGILKFGLNFLIKIVIVVLFLLFYKVSITTSLLWFLPLLLLSLIIFVSIGILLAPIGILYNDVSRIIPIFFQFAMYATPVVYMTPKSGLMNDIMRLNPFSYWINDLRNALTGHPIENIGFWFVLLIFAVFTFFMAIIVYRVSMPIITERMSA; this is encoded by the coding sequence ATGGAAAAACGCTTTTATACAAGTGCAAATAGTTATAGTTTAGGAACAATTTTAAAATCAGGTTTTCTAGGTTATAAAAATTCATTTTATTTGGCTAGACAACTTGCAAAGAGAGATATTAGCGCACAGCACCGTCAATCATTATTAGGGTTGTTTTGGGTAATTATTCCAGTTTTGGTAAATTCAATTGTTTGGATAACATTACAAGCCACAGGTACAGTTAGAATTACCGAAACGGCAGTTCCATATCCTTTATATGTGATTGTTGGTACTACTTTATGGAGTTTGATTAGTGAATGTATTTTATTGCCTATAAATAATATTAATTCAAATAAATCAATCATTACAAAAATTAATTTCGATAAAGAAGGATTAATCACTTTAGGAATATTAAAATTCGGCTTAAATTTTCTAATAAAAATAGTTATAGTAGTTTTATTTTTACTTTTTTATAAAGTTAGTATAACGACCTCATTGTTGTGGTTTTTACCATTATTATTATTGTCATTAATAATCTTTGTTAGTATTGGAATTTTATTGGCTCCCATAGGAATATTGTATAATGATGTTAGTAGAATTATACCAATTTTTTTTCAGTTTGCTATGTATGCAACACCTGTAGTATATATGACGCCTAAAAGTGGATTAATGAATGATATAATGCGATTAAACCCTTTTAGTTATTGGATTAATGATTTAAGAAATGCCTTAACAGGTCATCCAATTGAAAATATTGGATTTTGGTTTGTATTGTTAATATTTGCTGTGTTTACATTTTTTATGGCAATTATAGTATATAGAGTTTCGATGCCGATAATAACAGAAAGGATGAGTGCATAA
- a CDS encoding tyrosine-protein phosphatase, which translates to MFSFLKTKSKLKELIPSNYIDIHSHLLPGIDDGAKTIDDSKYILESMLGFGFNQIITTPHTIKTVWNNSKEGIESTYEKTKNELKELTSKVQLRAASEYMMDENFVALFKSEKLLTLKENYVLVEMSYLNPPIQLLDILFELQLEGYKPVLAHPERYNFYHSKPKEFDKLKKAGCLFQMNLLSSVGYYGKEVSAAADKLLANEMIDFVGSDIHHAQHIEAFQHKIIIKNQNEFEKAIQNNTFFSI; encoded by the coding sequence ATGTTTTCATTTCTTAAAACAAAATCTAAGCTAAAAGAATTAATACCTAGTAATTATATAGATATTCATTCGCACTTATTACCTGGCATAGATGATGGTGCAAAAACGATTGATGATTCTAAATATATTTTAGAATCTATGTTAGGCTTTGGTTTTAATCAAATAATAACAACACCGCATACCATTAAAACAGTTTGGAACAACAGTAAAGAAGGTATTGAAAGTACTTACGAAAAAACTAAAAATGAACTTAAAGAGCTAACGTCTAAAGTTCAATTAAGAGCTGCATCTGAATATATGATGGATGAGAATTTTGTTGCTCTATTCAAATCGGAAAAACTACTTACTTTAAAAGAAAATTATGTTTTGGTTGAAATGTCGTATTTGAATCCGCCAATTCAATTATTAGATATTTTATTTGAACTTCAATTAGAAGGCTACAAACCCGTTTTAGCGCATCCTGAACGTTATAATTTTTATCATTCAAAACCAAAAGAGTTTGATAAACTTAAAAAAGCAGGTTGTTTGTTTCAAATGAATTTACTTTCAAGTGTAGGCTATTACGGCAAAGAAGTTTCAGCTGCAGCCGATAAATTATTGGCTAATGAAATGATTGATTTTGTAGGTTCAGACATTCATCATGCCCAACATATTGAAGCTTTTCAGCATAAAATTATAATTAAAAATCAAAA